The following are from one region of the Hydrogenimonas sp. SS33 genome:
- the nuoI gene encoding NADH-quinone oxidoreductase subunit NuoI → MSLDQFKDRNVSQRYTFIPVDKPPVKPMDKFKQVVRRTFRGELFVGLWVVFREMVRFNIHTVKYPMEKLPISPRYRAVHKLYRLLESGNERCIGCGLCEKICIANCIRMDTRYDENQRKEVTEYTINLGRCIFCGYCAEVCPELAIVHGQQYENASEQRAHFVLKEDMLTPLDFLKEGKQQEFPGFGAVSPNADERIKKTPLAY, encoded by the coding sequence ATGAGTCTGGATCAATTCAAAGATAGAAACGTTTCACAGCGGTACACCTTCATTCCGGTGGACAAGCCGCCGGTCAAACCGATGGACAAATTCAAGCAGGTGGTGCGTCGCACCTTCAGGGGAGAGCTATTCGTCGGCCTCTGGGTCGTCTTCCGGGAGATGGTACGGTTCAACATCCATACCGTCAAATACCCGATGGAGAAGCTTCCCATTTCGCCCCGCTACCGTGCGGTGCACAAGCTTTACCGCCTGCTGGAGAGCGGCAACGAGCGCTGCATCGGCTGCGGCCTGTGCGAAAAGATCTGTATCGCCAACTGTATCCGCATGGATACCCGATACGACGAAAACCAGCGCAAAGAGGTGACGGAGTACACGATCAACCTCGGCCGCTGCATCTTCTGCGGCTACTGCGCGGAAGTGTGCCCCGAACTGGCCATCGTCCACGGGCAACAGTACGAAAACGCCAGCGAACAGCGGGCCCACTTCGTACTCAAAGAAGATATGCTGACACCGCTCGATTTCCTGAAAGAGGGAAAACAGCAGGAGTTCCCCGGATTCGGTGCCGTCAGCCCCAACGCGGACGAGCGTATCAAGAAAACGCCTCTGGCGTATTAA
- the nuoH gene encoding NADH-quinone oxidoreductase subunit NuoH, which produces MTGFIIATVIKVLLVLGIISALAGFGTYLERKVLAFMQRRLGPMHVGPYGLLQIAADGIKLFTKEDIVPQNAVKPIFKIAPVVGAATAFIALAAVPLLPEFEMFGVTVRPIIADINVGVLFVLGVMASGLYGPLLAGMASSNKWGLLGAARTAIQLLSYEVVTGLAILAPLMLVGSLSLIDINNYQAGGFTDWIVWKQPVAFVLFLIAGFAETNRTPFDLLEHEAEIVSGYATEYSGMRWGMFFIGEYANMITLGFLASLIFLGGFNDWGFIPGGLAIILKVSFIFFFFLWTRAAWPHVRPDQLMWLCWKVLMPIAVINVVVTGFVLMM; this is translated from the coding sequence ATGACTGGATTCATTATCGCCACGGTTATCAAGGTTCTCCTGGTACTGGGTATCATCTCCGCCCTGGCGGGATTCGGTACCTATCTGGAGAGGAAGGTGCTGGCCTTTATGCAGCGGCGTCTCGGCCCGATGCACGTCGGACCCTACGGACTGCTGCAGATCGCGGCCGACGGTATCAAACTCTTCACGAAAGAGGATATCGTCCCCCAAAACGCCGTCAAGCCGATCTTCAAGATCGCACCTGTCGTCGGCGCCGCGACGGCCTTCATCGCCCTGGCGGCGGTTCCGCTGCTTCCCGAGTTCGAAATGTTCGGGGTGACGGTGCGCCCCATCATCGCCGACATCAACGTGGGGGTCCTTTTCGTTCTGGGTGTCATGGCGAGCGGCCTTTACGGACCGCTCCTGGCGGGTATGGCCAGCTCCAACAAATGGGGGCTTCTCGGTGCCGCCCGTACCGCGATCCAGCTTCTGAGCTACGAAGTGGTGACGGGCCTTGCGATCCTGGCGCCCCTGATGCTGGTCGGCTCTCTCTCCCTGATCGACATCAACAACTATCAGGCGGGAGGCTTCACCGACTGGATCGTCTGGAAGCAGCCGGTGGCCTTCGTCCTCTTCCTGATCGCCGGTTTCGCCGAAACCAACCGGACCCCCTTCGACCTGCTGGAGCACGAAGCGGAGATCGTCTCCGGTTATGCGACGGAATACTCCGGCATGCGGTGGGGTATGTTCTTCATCGGCGAATACGCCAACATGATCACCCTCGGCTTCCTGGCGAGCCTGATCTTCCTGGGCGGTTTCAACGACTGGGGATTCATTCCCGGCGGCCTGGCCATCATCCTGAAGGTCTCCTTCATCTTCTTCTTCTTCCTTTGGACACGGGCGGCTTGGCCCCATGTCCGGCCGGACCAGCTGATGTGGCTCTGCTGGAAAGTGTTGATGCCGATCGCCGTAATTAACGTAGTCGTCACCGGCTTCGTATTGATGATGTAA
- the nuoL gene encoding NADH-quinone oxidoreductase subunit L — MEKYLYIALFAPLVGSLFASLFADRPKTLLTGIVTSALLFVSWIASVILLAEVYHGEVVHVKMMDWIHAGGLTIPFGFVVDQVTAVMMFVVTTVSTVVHVYSIGYMDHDKSFNRFFAWLSAFVFSMMVLVMSDNFAGLFIGWEGVGLCSWALIGFWYHKESASWAANEAFIMNRIADLGMLIGIFLVYWNFGTLQYDYVFSHVDDVSAGTLMMITAFLFIGAMGKSAQFPLHTWLADAMEGPTPVSALIHAATMVTAGVYLVVRANPLYSEVHEVSMFVASLGAFVAMFAASMALVNRDLKRIIAYSTLSQLGYMFVAAGIGAYWVALFHLMTHAFFKALLFLGAGNVMHAMDDELDIFKMGGLAKKMQWTMILMTIASVALAGIYPFAGFFSKDKILEAAFAQDHYIMWAVLWFTAGLTAFYSFRLIMLVFFGEERYKIFGYHPHEAYRFMLWAMAPLALLAMIAGFFEHDFIHLVKAVLPIEEYEVSTATFWALVVVTQGIALGGIAFAVFKYSKGGFSEKWQQTFIYQLLFNQYYIPKIYDEYICKPYADLSRIAWKQLDLKIVDATVDFIAATIYKSGMVSRVVQSGNLSNMLRWMGVGLLILLLAAIFYSPVR, encoded by the coding sequence ATGGAAAAATATCTCTACATCGCACTCTTCGCGCCGCTGGTGGGGTCGCTCTTCGCGTCGCTCTTTGCGGACAGGCCCAAGACACTGCTTACGGGAATCGTCACCTCGGCGCTCCTGTTCGTGTCGTGGATCGCTTCCGTCATTCTTCTGGCGGAGGTCTACCACGGCGAGGTCGTCCATGTCAAAATGATGGACTGGATCCATGCCGGCGGCCTCACTATTCCCTTCGGCTTTGTCGTCGATCAGGTGACGGCGGTAATGATGTTCGTCGTCACCACCGTCTCCACCGTTGTCCACGTCTACTCCATCGGTTACATGGACCACGACAAATCTTTCAACCGATTCTTCGCCTGGCTTTCGGCCTTCGTCTTCTCGATGATGGTGCTGGTCATGAGCGACAACTTCGCCGGCCTCTTCATCGGATGGGAGGGTGTCGGCCTCTGCTCATGGGCGCTCATCGGCTTCTGGTACCACAAAGAGAGCGCCTCCTGGGCGGCCAACGAAGCTTTCATCATGAACCGTATCGCCGACCTGGGCATGCTCATCGGCATCTTCCTGGTCTACTGGAATTTCGGCACCCTCCAGTACGACTACGTCTTCAGCCATGTCGACGATGTCTCCGCCGGCACATTGATGATGATCACCGCCTTCCTCTTCATCGGCGCCATGGGTAAGTCGGCCCAGTTCCCGCTCCATACCTGGCTGGCGGACGCGATGGAAGGCCCCACCCCCGTTTCGGCACTGATCCACGCGGCGACGATGGTTACCGCCGGTGTCTATCTGGTCGTACGTGCCAACCCCCTCTACAGCGAAGTGCATGAAGTGAGCATGTTCGTCGCGAGCCTCGGTGCCTTCGTCGCCATGTTCGCTGCCTCCATGGCGCTGGTCAATCGGGACCTGAAGCGGATCATCGCCTACTCGACCCTTTCACAGCTCGGGTACATGTTCGTCGCGGCCGGCATCGGCGCCTACTGGGTGGCCCTCTTCCACCTGATGACCCACGCCTTCTTCAAAGCGCTCCTCTTCCTGGGTGCCGGTAACGTCATGCATGCCATGGACGACGAGCTTGACATCTTCAAGATGGGGGGCCTGGCGAAGAAGATGCAGTGGACGATGATCCTGATGACCATCGCTTCCGTCGCACTGGCGGGCATCTACCCCTTCGCCGGCTTCTTCTCCAAAGACAAGATCCTCGAAGCGGCTTTCGCCCAGGACCACTACATCATGTGGGCGGTGCTCTGGTTCACCGCCGGCCTAACCGCTTTCTACAGCTTCCGGCTCATCATGCTGGTCTTCTTCGGTGAAGAGCGCTACAAAATCTTCGGCTACCATCCCCATGAAGCCTACCGCTTCATGCTCTGGGCCATGGCACCGCTGGCATTGCTGGCGATGATTGCCGGTTTCTTCGAACACGACTTCATCCACCTGGTCAAGGCGGTCCTGCCCATCGAAGAGTATGAAGTATCGACCGCGACCTTCTGGGCGCTGGTCGTCGTCACCCAGGGTATCGCCCTCGGCGGTATCGCTTTTGCCGTCTTCAAATACAGCAAGGGCGGTTTCAGCGAGAAGTGGCAGCAGACTTTCATCTATCAACTGCTCTTCAACCAGTACTACATTCCGAAAATCTATGACGAGTACATCTGCAAACCCTATGCCGACCTTTCGAGAATCGCATGGAAGCAGTTGGATCTCAAAATCGTGGATGCGACCGTCGACTTCATCGCGGCGACCATCTACAAGTCCGGTATGGTCTCCCGCGTCGTACAGAGCGGTAACCTTTCGAACATGCTGCGCTGGATGGGAGTGGGTCTGCTCATTCTTCTGCTTGCAGCCATCTTTTACAGTCCCGTGCGTTAA
- a CDS encoding NADH-quinone oxidoreductase subunit J: MFEAIAFYTFSAVTIVMFYITVTSKNALYSMSALAAGMIMISGFFFLLDADFLGVVQIIVYTGAVMALYAFGMMFFDTTREVKEKIRAPKLAFLLSGMTALLLVIAFVAPIVSDHIEALYPMVEHVENPQAVGIVLFTKYLVPFEVAAVMLLVAMIAGIVLAGKKMDVSLTLKADDEIEEKGAQ, translated from the coding sequence ATGTTTGAAGCGATTGCATTTTATACATTCAGCGCCGTGACGATCGTGATGTTCTATATCACCGTCACGAGCAAGAACGCCCTCTACTCCATGAGTGCGCTGGCGGCGGGCATGATCATGATCTCCGGATTCTTCTTCCTCCTTGACGCCGACTTCCTCGGCGTCGTGCAGATCATCGTCTATACCGGTGCGGTGATGGCCCTCTACGCCTTCGGTATGATGTTCTTCGATACGACACGGGAAGTGAAGGAGAAGATCCGCGCGCCCAAGCTCGCCTTCCTGCTCAGCGGCATGACGGCCCTGCTGCTGGTCATCGCCTTCGTCGCCCCGATTGTCTCCGACCACATCGAAGCGCTCTACCCGATGGTCGAGCATGTGGAAAATCCGCAGGCAGTTGGTATCGTGCTCTTTACCAAATATCTGGTGCCTTTTGAAGTCGCGGCGGTGATGCTGCTGGTCGCGATGATCGCCGGTATCGTCCTTGCCGGCAAGAAAATGGATGTGAGCCTGACGCTCAAAGCCGACGATGAAATCGAAGAAAAGGGTGCCCAATGA
- the nuoK gene encoding NADH-quinone oxidoreductase subunit NuoK — MITLSHYLVLSAILFCIGLYGVYRRKNLLLLLFSTEILLNAVNVGLAAISKFYHDLTGQMFAFFIIAVAASEVAVGLGLMILWYKRRGTLDLDSLQSMHG; from the coding sequence ATGATTACACTCAGTCACTATCTGGTCCTTTCGGCCATACTCTTTTGTATCGGCCTCTACGGTGTCTACCGCAGAAAGAACCTGCTGCTGCTGCTTTTTTCGACGGAGATACTGCTCAATGCGGTGAATGTCGGCCTGGCGGCGATCTCCAAGTTCTACCACGACCTGACGGGGCAGATGTTCGCCTTCTTCATCATCGCGGTAGCGGCGAGTGAAGTGGCGGTAGGCCTCGGCCTTATGATTCTGTGGTACAAGCGTCGCGGTACGCTGGATCTCGATTCCCTGCAGTCGATGCACGGGTAA
- the miaA gene encoding tRNA (adenosine(37)-N6)-dimethylallyltransferase MiaA produces the protein MKTLSILGPTASGKTDLALRLAKTFGAHILSLDSLAIYRHIDIASAKPTAEERGRVPHWGIDLLQPDEHFSAAVYIELYHAAKARAEGAGVPLIIVGGTGFYLKTLMEGISRFPPVDERVRQKVEKELRNLPGAYETLKHTDPEYAAKIAPTDRYRIGKGLELLESTGKRPSLYLRRHPPRPILEETALYEIEIDRERLDERIRRRTRHMMEAGLVDEVAMLEKRFGREPHPMKAIGIREVLDYFDAKTSLEEAEERIAIHTRQLAKRQRTFNATQFPPHTKAGADALYEMIARELTLPDSTPPGRVSATHPPL, from the coding sequence ATGAAGACCCTATCGATATTAGGGCCGACGGCTTCGGGGAAAACCGACCTGGCCCTGCGGCTCGCGAAAACCTTCGGCGCCCACATTCTCTCGCTCGACTCCCTGGCGATCTACCGCCATATCGACATCGCCTCCGCCAAGCCGACGGCGGAGGAGAGGGGGAGGGTTCCCCACTGGGGTATCGACCTGCTGCAGCCTGACGAACACTTCAGCGCCGCCGTCTACATCGAGCTATACCATGCGGCGAAAGCACGGGCCGAGGGGGCAGGCGTCCCCCTCATCATTGTCGGCGGAACCGGTTTCTACCTCAAAACGCTTATGGAGGGGATCTCCCGTTTCCCCCCGGTCGACGAAAGGGTGCGCCAAAAGGTGGAAAAAGAGCTTCGCAACCTCCCCGGCGCCTATGAAACCCTCAAACATACCGATCCAGAATACGCCGCGAAAATCGCCCCGACGGACCGTTATCGCATCGGCAAGGGGCTGGAACTGCTGGAGAGTACGGGGAAGCGGCCGAGCCTATACCTTCGCCGTCACCCGCCCCGCCCTATTCTCGAAGAGACCGCCCTCTACGAAATCGAAATCGACAGGGAGCGGCTGGATGAGCGGATCCGCCGGCGCACCCGTCACATGATGGAAGCGGGGCTGGTGGACGAAGTGGCGATGCTGGAGAAGCGCTTCGGCAGGGAGCCCCATCCGATGAAAGCGATCGGCATCAGGGAAGTGCTGGACTATTTCGACGCGAAGACGAGCCTGGAAGAAGCCGAGGAGCGCATCGCCATCCACACCCGTCAGCTCGCCAAGCGGCAGCGGACCTTCAACGCCACCCAGTTTCCGCCCCATACCAAAGCGGGGGCCGATGCGCTCTACGAGATGATTGCCCGGGAGCTCACTCTCCCAGACTCAACGCCTCCCGGCAGAGTTTCCGCCACGCACCCCCCTCTTTGA
- the nuoN gene encoding NADH-quinone oxidoreductase subunit NuoN, translating to MLEPISVSLESLNLGTLAPMLIAIAGGLGILVIDLIKKDLDKTLYVMLSVLFLFVDLGAVLGQTVGTRGFFDVMLIDGIAVLGQIVILLASMLFIPLALTSKRFHEFSYPEFFALFLFMVAGFQFMVASDNLILIFVGLETASLALYTLIALHNRERSFEAAIKYFVMGALAAGFYVMGAMIFYAVSGSVELGKIAEVLEASGFANLSLLLVGAAFMIAALGFKLSMVPFHTWTPDVYEGASATLAGYMSVVPKIAGFVVALRIFGYFIQSDIVWMRDILYAAVVITMTLANIMALVQHDVKRMLAFSSISHAGFVMAAIMIGTTQANSALFLYWILFLFTNLGAFAMLWISRHKASIWHERYDHPYEKFSGMIQIKPVGAVIMALFMLSLAGVPPFSLFWGKLYIMSAAVNSDYIILALIMAVNSAISAYYYLKLIVYMFLKDPSQNEGTIYSQNTSKPLQTIIGFSAFLTVFAMFAVNPMMDAITAYVQASGF from the coding sequence ATGTTAGAGCCAATCTCAGTCAGCCTTGAATCGCTGAATCTCGGAACCCTGGCCCCGATGCTCATCGCCATCGCGGGAGGGCTCGGTATTCTTGTCATCGACCTGATCAAAAAGGATCTGGACAAGACACTCTACGTCATGCTCAGTGTCCTCTTCCTCTTCGTCGACCTGGGTGCGGTACTGGGGCAGACGGTCGGCACCCGCGGCTTTTTCGACGTTATGCTCATCGACGGCATCGCCGTACTGGGGCAGATCGTCATCCTGCTGGCGTCGATGCTCTTTATTCCCCTGGCCCTGACATCCAAGCGGTTCCATGAATTCAGTTATCCCGAGTTCTTCGCCCTCTTTCTCTTCATGGTCGCGGGATTCCAGTTCATGGTCGCCAGCGACAACCTGATCCTGATCTTCGTGGGCCTGGAGACGGCAAGCCTCGCCCTTTATACCCTCATCGCCCTCCACAACCGGGAGCGCTCCTTCGAAGCGGCGATCAAATATTTCGTCATGGGCGCACTGGCGGCGGGCTTCTACGTCATGGGTGCCATGATCTTCTACGCCGTCAGCGGCAGCGTGGAACTGGGCAAAATCGCAGAAGTTCTGGAAGCGAGCGGGTTCGCCAACCTATCCCTCCTTCTGGTGGGTGCCGCATTCATGATCGCGGCGTTGGGATTCAAACTCTCCATGGTCCCTTTTCACACCTGGACGCCGGATGTCTACGAAGGTGCCAGCGCCACACTGGCGGGCTATATGTCCGTCGTGCCGAAAATCGCCGGCTTCGTGGTCGCACTGCGGATTTTCGGTTACTTCATCCAGTCCGACATCGTCTGGATGCGTGACATTCTCTATGCCGCCGTCGTCATCACGATGACACTGGCCAACATCATGGCGCTGGTCCAGCACGACGTGAAGCGGATGCTCGCCTTCAGCTCCATCTCCCATGCCGGTTTCGTCATGGCCGCCATTATGATCGGCACGACCCAGGCCAACAGTGCCCTCTTCCTCTACTGGATCCTCTTCCTCTTCACCAACCTGGGGGCATTCGCCATGCTGTGGATTTCCCGTCACAAGGCGAGCATCTGGCACGAGCGCTACGACCACCCCTACGAAAAATTCTCGGGGATGATCCAGATCAAGCCGGTGGGAGCGGTCATCATGGCTCTTTTCATGCTCTCTCTGGCGGGTGTGCCCCCCTTCTCTCTCTTCTGGGGGAAACTCTACATCATGAGTGCGGCGGTCAACAGTGACTACATCATCCTGGCCCTGATCATGGCGGTCAACAGCGCCATTTCGGCCTACTATTATCTGAAACTGATCGTCTATATGTTCCTAAAAGACCCCTCCCAGAACGAAGGGACGATCTATTCGCAAAACACTTCCAAACCGCTGCAGACGATCATCGGCTTCTCCGCATTCCTGACGGTCTTCGCCATGTTCGCCGTCAATCCGATGATGGATGCCATCACCGCCTATGTCCAGGCGAGCGGCTTCTAA
- a CDS encoding NADH-quinone oxidoreductase subunit M produces the protein MDHILSILVLFPALAGLLGFVVSKESIRAYGLTVAAIEFLLSLWLWFSFDSHYPGFQFVEMLPLIPSFGINYYLGVDGISLFIVVLSTFITLVGLIALSVEKDLKNMIISLLFLEMTMVGVFVALDAIVFYVFWELSLVPMLYIIGAWGGNLRIYAAIKFFLYTFAGSLVMLVGMLVMAYLYHQATGVWSFSITEWHRLILPLDYQIWLFIAFFIGLAIKVPMFPFHTWLPYAHGQAPTIGSVILAAVLLKMGTYGLVRLPLPMFPDASVYMIFPVAVLSLIMIIYTAMVAYAQEDMKQVVAYSSISHMGVIVLGTFAMNAVGISGSVFFMLSHGIVSGALFMLVGVIYDRRHTKLMSEFGGLAKVMPRYATIMGIMVMASVGLPLTMSFVGEFLSLAGFYKVSHAMTILAGTSIILGAVYMLTLYKKSFFGEVTKEENKNLKDLNGKESMALWTLVLVTIWLGVYPKPVLEPINTSVESLVSFMHKKAITDEAKKVIAPTVIEREAK, from the coding sequence ATGGATCACATTTTATCAATCTTGGTACTTTTCCCGGCCCTCGCCGGTCTGCTTGGATTCGTCGTCAGTAAAGAGTCGATCCGGGCATACGGACTCACGGTGGCTGCGATCGAATTCCTGCTCTCCCTCTGGCTCTGGTTCAGCTTCGACAGCCATTACCCGGGCTTCCAGTTCGTAGAGATGCTGCCGCTCATTCCCAGCTTCGGCATCAACTACTATCTGGGTGTCGACGGCATCAGCCTCTTCATCGTGGTCCTCTCTACCTTCATCACGCTGGTAGGGCTGATCGCCCTGAGCGTGGAGAAGGATTTGAAGAACATGATCATCTCGCTGCTCTTTCTCGAGATGACGATGGTCGGTGTCTTTGTTGCCCTCGATGCCATTGTCTTCTATGTTTTCTGGGAACTCTCCCTGGTTCCGATGCTTTACATCATCGGCGCCTGGGGCGGCAACCTGAGAATCTACGCGGCGATCAAATTCTTCCTCTACACCTTCGCCGGGTCGTTGGTCATGCTGGTGGGTATGCTGGTCATGGCCTACCTCTACCATCAGGCGACCGGTGTCTGGAGCTTCTCCATCACCGAGTGGCACAGGCTGATCCTGCCCCTCGATTACCAGATCTGGCTTTTCATCGCCTTCTTCATCGGTTTGGCGATCAAGGTGCCGATGTTCCCCTTCCACACATGGCTTCCCTACGCCCACGGCCAGGCGCCGACCATCGGTTCGGTCATCCTGGCCGCCGTGCTGCTGAAAATGGGTACCTACGGCCTGGTCCGCCTGCCCCTTCCCATGTTCCCCGACGCTTCGGTTTACATGATTTTCCCCGTGGCGGTGCTGTCGCTGATCATGATCATCTATACGGCCATGGTCGCCTACGCCCAGGAAGATATGAAACAGGTGGTCGCCTACAGCTCCATCTCCCACATGGGGGTCATCGTGCTGGGAACCTTCGCGATGAACGCCGTCGGCATCAGCGGTTCGGTCTTCTTCATGCTGAGCCACGGTATCGTCTCCGGCGCACTCTTTATGCTGGTGGGTGTCATCTATGACCGCCGACACACCAAGCTGATGAGCGAATTCGGAGGGCTGGCTAAGGTGATGCCCCGCTACGCAACGATCATGGGTATCATGGTAATGGCTTCCGTGGGCCTGCCGCTTACCATGAGTTTCGTCGGGGAGTTCCTGAGCCTGGCGGGCTTCTACAAAGTCTCCCATGCCATGACGATCCTCGCGGGAACCAGCATCATTCTGGGTGCCGTCTATATGTTGACGCTCTATAAAAAATCCTTCTTCGGCGAAGTGACGAAGGAGGAGAACAAAAACCTCAAGGATCTCAACGGCAAGGAGAGTATGGCCCTCTGGACTCTCGTGCTTGTGACGATCTGGCTGGGTGTCTATCCCAAACCGGTTCTCGAACCGATCAATACGAGTGTCGAGTCGCTCGTGTCATTCATGCATAAAAAAGCGATTACCGACGAGGCGAAAAAAGTGATTGCGCCGACGGTAATCGAAAGGGAGGCGAAATAA
- the mqnP gene encoding menaquinone biosynthesis prenyltransferase MqnP, whose product MFQHSVFSLPFIFIGMIVAADGWFGWRLLALGVVAAVSARNYAMLVNRYLDRDIDALNPRTKNRPSVDGRFSAAQMKLLIVVNAFIFIATAYAINRLAFWLSFPILAVLGGYSLFKRFSETAHLVLGLSLGLAPVAGAVAVTGSIPMWSLMLAVGVMFWVAGFDLLYSLQDIDFDKEAGLHSIPSRYGSACTMFLARIFHALAVLFWAFFTAQAHLGLFAWLAVAVAAGMLWYEHRIVAKDFTKIDRAFFTVNGYLGFAYLALIVLDRSVA is encoded by the coding sequence ATGTTCCAGCACTCGGTCTTTTCACTGCCTTTCATCTTCATCGGGATGATCGTGGCGGCGGACGGGTGGTTTGGTTGGCGGCTGCTGGCGCTGGGCGTGGTGGCGGCGGTGAGTGCGCGCAACTACGCCATGCTGGTCAACCGCTACCTCGACCGTGACATCGACGCGCTCAACCCGCGGACGAAAAACCGTCCCAGTGTCGACGGCCGCTTCTCTGCCGCTCAGATGAAACTGCTCATTGTGGTCAACGCTTTCATTTTCATCGCCACTGCCTACGCCATCAACCGGCTCGCCTTCTGGCTCTCGTTCCCCATTCTCGCCGTGCTGGGGGGCTACAGCCTCTTCAAGCGTTTCAGCGAGACGGCCCATCTTGTGCTCGGACTCTCCCTGGGGCTGGCGCCCGTCGCCGGGGCGGTCGCCGTGACGGGAAGCATTCCGATGTGGTCGCTGATGCTGGCGGTGGGGGTCATGTTCTGGGTCGCCGGATTCGATCTGCTCTACTCCCTGCAGGATATCGATTTTGACAAGGAGGCGGGCCTGCACTCCATCCCCTCCCGTTACGGCAGCGCCTGCACGATGTTCCTGGCACGCATTTTCCACGCCCTGGCGGTTCTTTTCTGGGCCTTCTTCACCGCCCAGGCCCATCTGGGCCTCTTCGCCTGGCTCGCCGTGGCGGTGGCGGCGGGGATGCTTTGGTACGAGCACCGCATCGTCGCAAAGGATTTCACGAAGATCGACCGCGCCTTTTTTACCGTCAACGGCTATCTCGGGTTCGCCTACCTGGCGCTCATCGTTCTGGACAGGAGTGTGGCATGA